From Oenanthe melanoleuca isolate GR-GAL-2019-014 chromosome 18, OMel1.0, whole genome shotgun sequence, a single genomic window includes:
- the AATK gene encoding serine/threonine-protein kinase LMTK1 isoform X2 — protein MGRFPAAAAAMAAAFLSPSLAFSSHFDPDGTPLSELSWSSSLAVVAVSFSGLFTFIFLMLACLCCKKGDIGFKEFENAEGDDYVTELSAQGSPAPQHGPEVYVLPLTKMSLPMAKQPGRSVQLLKSADLGRQSLLYLKEIGHGWFGKVFLGEVNSGISSTQVVVKELKASASVQDQMQFLEEAQPYRALQHTNLLQCLAQCAEVTPYLLVMEFCPLGDLKGYLRSCRGAEAMTPDLLTLQRMACEVACGVLHLHRNNYIHSDLALRNCLLTADLTVKIGDYGLSHCKYKDDYFVTADQLWVPLRWIAPELIDEVHGNLLVVDQTKASNVWSLGVTIWELFELGSQPYDHYSDRQVLAYAIKEQQLKLPKPQLKLSLSERWYEVMQFCWLQPEQRPTAEEVHLLLSYLCAKGATEAEEDFEKRWNSMKPNGSASGSHHGPELSSFPLLEQFSADGFPSDGDDILTVMETSHGLNFEYKWEHTKTEHFQAPLGSLSPSSAARYHDLYYPATTAGLSLGVSPSCYECKASGCPGVPAPGVVPILGAHSPSLGSEYYIRIEGPGEGSAELDYAMCSYSPAGERGALRAPGCWRAQGGRGGGNYDSDGSPTVSLSMEPLLGHAPAAEGSWECAEYYPYPCPGQEPRDYEPSPSHGAEGYLLEEEPPQPGSQDWPVPAFQTGVFADPLGVSPSGNCAYSPAGYGGTAGPSGGAPPDCVALDLGEDSPPLAPQPAGASPPPQRHPWASNSSSNNNIGGGSPREPPAGDSWCYRRMITFRGLMAKPLGTVPRGQPQLGGSPPGHDFLRPRQDQPLAMAGGSSSPCRSPSPRRQAWHGRDSSPCGPAQPGTLAESPAAPRGPAAAPPPAPGAPRDAQPEEGSVAAGGSPARSPLAAAGPGEAAPPMAGTAAPSPGPPGPPGADGAQPAPEHSEAPAEPGADSGAGAAGDAERTPDKTFSSSSFPSVDEGSDEDTAELTSGVFTDYSGEYAERAEAAPALRSLQKQVGTPDSLESLDIPSTGSSCEVLSPGAFAPAGQARALDSGYDTENNESPEFVLKEPHEPREPEAFGQLGKPPPGLPGGEGEAAAPETRLPGAELPGLAEKSPYRDSAYFSDCDAEAERGHKDEGDSDGSRTPEAEEGPRSPAQDMGRGEDPLHPPGAPGSPPAAPGVAAAALEGDWVGTEAGSSPEQAPGTEQSPAGTGLVPGSPPRPDTDTCPPGSVTPKTFLLTPVPVSPGEPSAVGGTCVPEGVPGLGGATVGDKQTVTPALGELGLPPEGTGAGDAPGGPSTLLPAGESPPGLSPPPAAPERREEPEEEEEDTEDSDESDEELRCYNIQEQSEESEEEPAAVPIVVAESQSGRNLRSLLKMPSLLSESFCEDLERKKKAVSFYDDVTIYLFDQESPTRELAEQSFPEPTLPSGQPPSPSGQPPASGSPPSPTDRLGASDDSSDGNASEESGGFEWDDDFPLMPVKPSLVASLPGTPAEPPAAVPALVPAQKQVLPIQFSRFTVSPAPVSRFSITHVSDSDMDSIGGSSEDGDRE, from the exons aTGGGCCGcttccccgccgccgccgctgccaTGGCGGCCGCcttcctcagccccagcctcgCCTTCAGCTCCCACTTCGACCCCG ACGGCACCCCCCTTAGTGAGCTCTCCTGGTCCTCCTCGCTGGCCGTGGTGGCCGTTTCCTTCTCGGGGCTCTTCACCTTCATCTTCCTCATGTTGGCCTGTCTGTGCTGCAAGAAGGGGGACATTGGCTTCAAG GAGTTTGAGAACGCCGAGGGGGATGACTACGTGACAGAGCTGTCGGCCCAGGGCTCGCCTGCCCCCCAGCATGGCCCCGAGGTTTATGTCCTGCCCCTCACcaagatgtccctgcccatggccaaGCAGCCGGGGCGCTCAG TGCAGCTCCTCAAGTCGGCCGACCTGGGGCGGCAGAGCCTGCTGTACCTGAAGGAGATCGGGCATGGCTGGTTCGGCAAG GTGTTCCTGGGGGAGGTGAACTCGGGCATCAGCAGCACCCAGGTGGTGGTGAAGGAGCTGAAGGCGAGTGCCAGCGTGCAGGACCAGATGCAGTTCCTGGAAGAAGCGCAGCCCTACAG AGCCCTCCAGCACACCaacctgctgcagtgcctggccCAGTGCGCCGAGGTCACGCCGTACCTGCTGGTGATGGAGTTCTGCCCGCTG ggtGACCTGAAGGGGTACCTGCGGAGCTGCCGGGGGGCCGAGGCCATGACCCCGGACCTGCTGACCCTGCAGAGGATGGCGTGCGAGGTGGCCTGCGGCGTCCTGCACCTGCACAGGAACAACTACATCCACAG CGACCTGGCCCTGCGGAATTGCCTCCTCACCGCCGACCTCACGGTGAAGATCGGGGACTACGGGCTCTCGCACTGCAAGTACAAA GACGACTACTTCGTGACGGCCGACCAGCTGTGGGTGCCGCTGCGCTGGATCGCGCCCGAGCTCATCGATGAGGTGCACGGCAACCTGCTGGTGGTGGACCAGACCAAGGCCAGCAACGTCTG GTCGCTGGGCGTCACCATCTGGGAGCTGTTTGAGCTGGGCAGCCAGCCCTACGACCACTACTCTGATCGCCAAGTGCTGGCCTACGCCatcaaggagcagcagctgaagctgccCAAGCCCCAGCTGAAGCTGTCGCTGTCGGAGCGCTG GTACGAGGTGATGCAgttctgctggctgcagcccgAGCAGCGCCCCACGGCCGAGGAGGTGCACCTGCTGCTGTCCTACCTGTGCGCCAAGGGCGCCACGGAGGCGGAGGAGGACTTCGAGAAGCGCTGGAATTCCATGAAGCCCAACGGCAGCGCCAGCGGCAGCCACCACGGTCCTGAGCTCTCGTCCTTCCCGCTGCTGGAGCAGTTCTCTGCCGACGGGTTCCCCTCCGACGGGGACGACATCCTCACCGTCATGGAGACCAGCCACGGCCTCAACTTCGAGTACAAGTGGGAGCACACCAAGACCGAGCACTTCCAGGCCCCCCTGggctccctgagccccagcagcgcCGCCCGCTACCACGACCTCTATTACCCGGCCACGACGGcggggctcagcctgggggtGTCCCCCTCCTGCTACGAGTGCAAGGCGTCCGGCTGCCCCGGCGTGCCAGCGCCAGGCGTGGTGCCCATCCTGGGCGcccacagcccctctctggGCAGCGAGTACTACATCCGCATCGAGGGTCCCGGCGAGGGCAGCGCCGAGCTGGACTACGCCATGTGCAGCTACAGCCCGGCGGGCGAGCGGGGCGCGCTGAGAGCCCCGGGCTGCTGGAGAGCGCAgggcggccgcggcggggggAACTACGACTCGGATGGCAGCCCCACCGTGTCCCTGAGCATGGAGCCGCTGCTGGGCCACGCACCCGCGGCCGAGGGCTCCTGGGAGTGCGCCGAGTACTACCCCTACCCCTGCCCCGGGCAGGAGCCGCGGGACTACGAGCCGTCCCCCAGCCACGGGGCCGAGGGGtacctgctggaggaggagcccCCCCAGCCGGGCAGCCAGGACTGGCCCGTCCCCGCTTTCCAGACCGGGGTCTTTGCCGACCCTCTGGGCGTCTCGCCGTCGGGGAACTGCGCCTACAGCCCCGCGGGGTACGGGGGGACAGCGGGCCCGAGCGGGGGGGCCCCGCCGGACTGCGTGGCGCTCGATCTGGGCGAGGACAGCCCCCCCTTGGCCCCCCAGCCTGCCGGTGCCAGCCCCCCGCCTCAGCGCCACCCCTGGGCCTCCAACAGCTCCTCCAACAACAACATCGGCGGCGGCAGCCCCCGCGAGCCCCCGGCCGGCGACAGCTGGTGCTACCGCCGCATGATCACCTTCCGCGGGCTCATGGCCAAGCCGCTGGGCACCGTGCCCCGCGGGCAGCCCCAGCTCGGGGGGTCCCCGCCGGGACACGACTTCCTCCGCCCGCGGCAGGATCAGCCCCTCGCCATGGCCGGCGGCTCCTCCTCCCCGTGCCGCTCGCCCTCCCCGCGGCGGCAGGCCTGGCACGGCCGTGACTCATCACCCTGCGGCCCCGCGCAGCCCGGCACGCTGGCGGAgagccccgccgctccccggggccccgccgcggccccgccacCTGCGCCGGGGGCCCCGCGCGATGCTCAGCCGGAGGAGGGCTCGGTGGCCGCGGGGGGAAGCCCTGCCCGCAGCCCGTTGgccgccgcggggccgggcgaGGCCGCTCCCCCCATGGCTGGCACGGCCgccccgagccccggcccccccggcccgcccggcgcAGACGGAGCCCAACCCGCCCCGGAGCACAGCGAGGCACCCGCGGAGCCCGGGGCCGACAGCGGCGCCGGTGCCGCCGGCGACGCCGAGCGGACACCGGACAAgaccttctccagcagcagcttccccagcGTGGACGAGGGCAGCGACGAGGACACGGCCGAGCTGACCTCCGGCGTCTTCACCGACTACTCCGGGGAATACGCGGAGCGGGCGGAGGCGGCGCCGGCGCTCAGGTCCCTGCAGAAGCAGGTGGGCACGCCGGACTCGCTGGAGTCGCTGGACATCCCCTCCACCGGCAGCTCCTGCGAGGTGCTCAGCCCCGGAGCCTTCGCGCCCGCCGGCCAAGCCCGCGCCCTCGACAGCGGCTACGACACCGAGAACAACGAGTCCCCCGAGTTCGTCCTGAAGGAGCCCCACGAGCCCCGAGAGCCCGAGGCCTTCGGCCAGCTGGGGAAGCCGCCCCCGGGGCTGCCGGGGGGCGAGGGCGAAGCTGCGGCCCCTGAAACGCGGCTGCCCGGTGCAGAGCTGCCCGGCCTGGCCGAGAAGAGCCCCTATCGCGACTCTGCCTATTTCTCCGACTGCGACGCCGAGGCCGAGCGCGGGCACAAGGACGAGGGGGACAGCGATGGGTCGCGCACCCCGGAGGCGGAGGAGGGTCCCCGCTCCCCTGCGCAGGACATGGGGCGAGGAGAGGACCCGCTGCACCCGCCGGGGGCACCCGGCAGCCCCCCGGCAGCGCCCGGCGTGGCGGCGGCGGCTTTGGAGGGGGACTGGGTGGGGACAGAGGCCGGGAGCTCACCGGAGCAGGCGCCTGGCACCGAGCAGAGCCCCGCTGGCACGGGGCTGGTGCCGGGCAGCCCCCCGCGCCCTGACACAGACACCTGTCCCCCGGGCTCTGTGACCCCCAAGACTTTCCTCTTGACCCCGGTGCCAGTGAGCCCTGGGGAGCCATCAGCTGTTGGAGGGACCTGTGTGCCCGAGGGCGTCCCTGGACTTGGGGGAGCCACAGTGGGGGACAAACAGACTGTGACCCCCGCGCttggggagctggggctgcccccgGAGGGGACTGGGGCGGGCGATGCGCCGGGCGGTCCCAGCACGCTGCTACCTGCGGGCGAGTCACCGCCGGGGCTCTCGCCACCGCCGGCCGCCCCCGAGCGCCGCGAGGAgcccgaggaggaggaggaggacacgGAAGACAGCGATGAGTCGGATGAGGAGCTGCGCTGCTACAACATCCAGGAGCAGAGCGAGGAGAGCGAGGAGGAGCCGGCGGCCGTGCCCATCGTGGTGGCCGAGAGCCAGAGCGGCCGGAACCTGCGCAGCCTCCTCAAGATGCCCAGCCTGCTGTCCGAGTCCTTCTGCGAGGACCTGGAGCGCAAGAAAAAGGCCGTCTCCTTCTACGACGACGTGACCATCTACCTCTTCGACCAG gaaagcCCCACGCGGGagctggctgagcagagcttcCCGGAGCCCACCCTGCCTTCGGGGCAGCCCCCCTCGCCTTCGGGGCAGCCCCCTGCCAGTggcagcccccccagccccaccgaCAGGCTCGGAGCCTCCGACGACTCCTCGGACGGCAACGCCTCGGAAGAGA GCGGTGGCTTCGAGTGGGACGATGACTTCCCACTGATGCCGGTGAAGCCGTCGCTGGTGGCCTCGCTGCCGGGGACACCAGCGGAGCCCCCCGCGGCCGTGCCCGCCCTGGTGCCAGCGCAGAAACAGGTGCTGCCCATCCAGTTCTCCCGGTTCACGGTCTCACCTGCCCCGGTGTCCCGGTTCTCCATCACCCACGTCTCCGACTCGGACATGGACTCCATAGGAG GCAGCAGCGAAGACGGTGACCGGGAGTGA
- the AATK gene encoding serine/threonine-protein kinase LMTK1 isoform X3, protein MLACLCCKKGDIGFKEFENAEGDDYVTELSAQGSPAPQHGPEVYVLPLTKMSLPMAKQPGRSVQLLKSADLGRQSLLYLKEIGHGWFGKVFLGEVNSGISSTQVVVKELKASASVQDQMQFLEEAQPYRALQHTNLLQCLAQCAEVTPYLLVMEFCPLGDLKGYLRSCRGAEAMTPDLLTLQRMACEVACGVLHLHRNNYIHSDLALRNCLLTADLTVKIGDYGLSHCKYKDDYFVTADQLWVPLRWIAPELIDEVHGNLLVVDQTKASNVWSLGVTIWELFELGSQPYDHYSDRQVLAYAIKEQQLKLPKPQLKLSLSERWYEVMQFCWLQPEQRPTAEEVHLLLSYLCAKGATEAEEDFEKRWNSMKPNGSASGSHHGPELSSFPLLEQFSADGFPSDGDDILTVMETSHGLNFEYKWEHTKTEHFQAPLGSLSPSSAARYHDLYYPATTAGLSLGVSPSCYECKASGCPGVPAPGVVPILGAHSPSLGSEYYIRIEGPGEGSAELDYAMCSYSPAGERGALRAPGCWRAQGGRGGGNYDSDGSPTVSLSMEPLLGHAPAAEGSWECAEYYPYPCPGQEPRDYEPSPSHGAEGYLLEEEPPQPGSQDWPVPAFQTGVFADPLGVSPSGNCAYSPAGYGGTAGPSGGAPPDCVALDLGEDSPPLAPQPAGASPPPQRHPWASNSSSNNNIGGGSPREPPAGDSWCYRRMITFRGLMAKPLGTVPRGQPQLGGSPPGHDFLRPRQDQPLAMAGGSSSPCRSPSPRRQAWHGRDSSPCGPAQPGTLAESPAAPRGPAAAPPPAPGAPRDAQPEEGSVAAGGSPARSPLAAAGPGEAAPPMAGTAAPSPGPPGPPGADGAQPAPEHSEAPAEPGADSGAGAAGDAERTPDKTFSSSSFPSVDEGSDEDTAELTSGVFTDYSGEYAERAEAAPALRSLQKQVGTPDSLESLDIPSTGSSCEVLSPGAFAPAGQARALDSGYDTENNESPEFVLKEPHEPREPEAFGQLGKPPPGLPGGEGEAAAPETRLPGAELPGLAEKSPYRDSAYFSDCDAEAERGHKDEGDSDGSRTPEAEEGPRSPAQDMGRGEDPLHPPGAPGSPPAAPGVAAAALEGDWVGTEAGSSPEQAPGTEQSPAGTGLVPGSPPRPDTDTCPPGSVTPKTFLLTPVPVSPGEPSAVGGTCVPEGVPGLGGATVGDKQTVTPALGELGLPPEGTGAGDAPGGPSTLLPAGESPPGLSPPPAAPERREEPEEEEEDTEDSDESDEELRCYNIQEQSEESEEEPAAVPIVVAESQSGRNLRSLLKMPSLLSESFCEDLERKKKAVSFYDDVTIYLFDQESPTRELAEQSFPEPTLPSGQPPSPSGQPPASGSPPSPTDRLGASDDSSDGNASEESGGFEWDDDFPLMPVKPSLVASLPGTPAEPPAAVPALVPAQKQVLPIQFSRFTVSPAPVSRFSITHVSDSDMDSIGGSSEDGDRE, encoded by the exons ATGTTGGCCTGTCTGTGCTGCAAGAAGGGGGACATTGGCTTCAAG GAGTTTGAGAACGCCGAGGGGGATGACTACGTGACAGAGCTGTCGGCCCAGGGCTCGCCTGCCCCCCAGCATGGCCCCGAGGTTTATGTCCTGCCCCTCACcaagatgtccctgcccatggccaaGCAGCCGGGGCGCTCAG TGCAGCTCCTCAAGTCGGCCGACCTGGGGCGGCAGAGCCTGCTGTACCTGAAGGAGATCGGGCATGGCTGGTTCGGCAAG GTGTTCCTGGGGGAGGTGAACTCGGGCATCAGCAGCACCCAGGTGGTGGTGAAGGAGCTGAAGGCGAGTGCCAGCGTGCAGGACCAGATGCAGTTCCTGGAAGAAGCGCAGCCCTACAG AGCCCTCCAGCACACCaacctgctgcagtgcctggccCAGTGCGCCGAGGTCACGCCGTACCTGCTGGTGATGGAGTTCTGCCCGCTG ggtGACCTGAAGGGGTACCTGCGGAGCTGCCGGGGGGCCGAGGCCATGACCCCGGACCTGCTGACCCTGCAGAGGATGGCGTGCGAGGTGGCCTGCGGCGTCCTGCACCTGCACAGGAACAACTACATCCACAG CGACCTGGCCCTGCGGAATTGCCTCCTCACCGCCGACCTCACGGTGAAGATCGGGGACTACGGGCTCTCGCACTGCAAGTACAAA GACGACTACTTCGTGACGGCCGACCAGCTGTGGGTGCCGCTGCGCTGGATCGCGCCCGAGCTCATCGATGAGGTGCACGGCAACCTGCTGGTGGTGGACCAGACCAAGGCCAGCAACGTCTG GTCGCTGGGCGTCACCATCTGGGAGCTGTTTGAGCTGGGCAGCCAGCCCTACGACCACTACTCTGATCGCCAAGTGCTGGCCTACGCCatcaaggagcagcagctgaagctgccCAAGCCCCAGCTGAAGCTGTCGCTGTCGGAGCGCTG GTACGAGGTGATGCAgttctgctggctgcagcccgAGCAGCGCCCCACGGCCGAGGAGGTGCACCTGCTGCTGTCCTACCTGTGCGCCAAGGGCGCCACGGAGGCGGAGGAGGACTTCGAGAAGCGCTGGAATTCCATGAAGCCCAACGGCAGCGCCAGCGGCAGCCACCACGGTCCTGAGCTCTCGTCCTTCCCGCTGCTGGAGCAGTTCTCTGCCGACGGGTTCCCCTCCGACGGGGACGACATCCTCACCGTCATGGAGACCAGCCACGGCCTCAACTTCGAGTACAAGTGGGAGCACACCAAGACCGAGCACTTCCAGGCCCCCCTGggctccctgagccccagcagcgcCGCCCGCTACCACGACCTCTATTACCCGGCCACGACGGcggggctcagcctgggggtGTCCCCCTCCTGCTACGAGTGCAAGGCGTCCGGCTGCCCCGGCGTGCCAGCGCCAGGCGTGGTGCCCATCCTGGGCGcccacagcccctctctggGCAGCGAGTACTACATCCGCATCGAGGGTCCCGGCGAGGGCAGCGCCGAGCTGGACTACGCCATGTGCAGCTACAGCCCGGCGGGCGAGCGGGGCGCGCTGAGAGCCCCGGGCTGCTGGAGAGCGCAgggcggccgcggcggggggAACTACGACTCGGATGGCAGCCCCACCGTGTCCCTGAGCATGGAGCCGCTGCTGGGCCACGCACCCGCGGCCGAGGGCTCCTGGGAGTGCGCCGAGTACTACCCCTACCCCTGCCCCGGGCAGGAGCCGCGGGACTACGAGCCGTCCCCCAGCCACGGGGCCGAGGGGtacctgctggaggaggagcccCCCCAGCCGGGCAGCCAGGACTGGCCCGTCCCCGCTTTCCAGACCGGGGTCTTTGCCGACCCTCTGGGCGTCTCGCCGTCGGGGAACTGCGCCTACAGCCCCGCGGGGTACGGGGGGACAGCGGGCCCGAGCGGGGGGGCCCCGCCGGACTGCGTGGCGCTCGATCTGGGCGAGGACAGCCCCCCCTTGGCCCCCCAGCCTGCCGGTGCCAGCCCCCCGCCTCAGCGCCACCCCTGGGCCTCCAACAGCTCCTCCAACAACAACATCGGCGGCGGCAGCCCCCGCGAGCCCCCGGCCGGCGACAGCTGGTGCTACCGCCGCATGATCACCTTCCGCGGGCTCATGGCCAAGCCGCTGGGCACCGTGCCCCGCGGGCAGCCCCAGCTCGGGGGGTCCCCGCCGGGACACGACTTCCTCCGCCCGCGGCAGGATCAGCCCCTCGCCATGGCCGGCGGCTCCTCCTCCCCGTGCCGCTCGCCCTCCCCGCGGCGGCAGGCCTGGCACGGCCGTGACTCATCACCCTGCGGCCCCGCGCAGCCCGGCACGCTGGCGGAgagccccgccgctccccggggccccgccgcggccccgccacCTGCGCCGGGGGCCCCGCGCGATGCTCAGCCGGAGGAGGGCTCGGTGGCCGCGGGGGGAAGCCCTGCCCGCAGCCCGTTGgccgccgcggggccgggcgaGGCCGCTCCCCCCATGGCTGGCACGGCCgccccgagccccggcccccccggcccgcccggcgcAGACGGAGCCCAACCCGCCCCGGAGCACAGCGAGGCACCCGCGGAGCCCGGGGCCGACAGCGGCGCCGGTGCCGCCGGCGACGCCGAGCGGACACCGGACAAgaccttctccagcagcagcttccccagcGTGGACGAGGGCAGCGACGAGGACACGGCCGAGCTGACCTCCGGCGTCTTCACCGACTACTCCGGGGAATACGCGGAGCGGGCGGAGGCGGCGCCGGCGCTCAGGTCCCTGCAGAAGCAGGTGGGCACGCCGGACTCGCTGGAGTCGCTGGACATCCCCTCCACCGGCAGCTCCTGCGAGGTGCTCAGCCCCGGAGCCTTCGCGCCCGCCGGCCAAGCCCGCGCCCTCGACAGCGGCTACGACACCGAGAACAACGAGTCCCCCGAGTTCGTCCTGAAGGAGCCCCACGAGCCCCGAGAGCCCGAGGCCTTCGGCCAGCTGGGGAAGCCGCCCCCGGGGCTGCCGGGGGGCGAGGGCGAAGCTGCGGCCCCTGAAACGCGGCTGCCCGGTGCAGAGCTGCCCGGCCTGGCCGAGAAGAGCCCCTATCGCGACTCTGCCTATTTCTCCGACTGCGACGCCGAGGCCGAGCGCGGGCACAAGGACGAGGGGGACAGCGATGGGTCGCGCACCCCGGAGGCGGAGGAGGGTCCCCGCTCCCCTGCGCAGGACATGGGGCGAGGAGAGGACCCGCTGCACCCGCCGGGGGCACCCGGCAGCCCCCCGGCAGCGCCCGGCGTGGCGGCGGCGGCTTTGGAGGGGGACTGGGTGGGGACAGAGGCCGGGAGCTCACCGGAGCAGGCGCCTGGCACCGAGCAGAGCCCCGCTGGCACGGGGCTGGTGCCGGGCAGCCCCCCGCGCCCTGACACAGACACCTGTCCCCCGGGCTCTGTGACCCCCAAGACTTTCCTCTTGACCCCGGTGCCAGTGAGCCCTGGGGAGCCATCAGCTGTTGGAGGGACCTGTGTGCCCGAGGGCGTCCCTGGACTTGGGGGAGCCACAGTGGGGGACAAACAGACTGTGACCCCCGCGCttggggagctggggctgcccccgGAGGGGACTGGGGCGGGCGATGCGCCGGGCGGTCCCAGCACGCTGCTACCTGCGGGCGAGTCACCGCCGGGGCTCTCGCCACCGCCGGCCGCCCCCGAGCGCCGCGAGGAgcccgaggaggaggaggaggacacgGAAGACAGCGATGAGTCGGATGAGGAGCTGCGCTGCTACAACATCCAGGAGCAGAGCGAGGAGAGCGAGGAGGAGCCGGCGGCCGTGCCCATCGTGGTGGCCGAGAGCCAGAGCGGCCGGAACCTGCGCAGCCTCCTCAAGATGCCCAGCCTGCTGTCCGAGTCCTTCTGCGAGGACCTGGAGCGCAAGAAAAAGGCCGTCTCCTTCTACGACGACGTGACCATCTACCTCTTCGACCAG gaaagcCCCACGCGGGagctggctgagcagagcttcCCGGAGCCCACCCTGCCTTCGGGGCAGCCCCCCTCGCCTTCGGGGCAGCCCCCTGCCAGTggcagcccccccagccccaccgaCAGGCTCGGAGCCTCCGACGACTCCTCGGACGGCAACGCCTCGGAAGAGA GCGGTGGCTTCGAGTGGGACGATGACTTCCCACTGATGCCGGTGAAGCCGTCGCTGGTGGCCTCGCTGCCGGGGACACCAGCGGAGCCCCCCGCGGCCGTGCCCGCCCTGGTGCCAGCGCAGAAACAGGTGCTGCCCATCCAGTTCTCCCGGTTCACGGTCTCACCTGCCCCGGTGTCCCGGTTCTCCATCACCCACGTCTCCGACTCGGACATGGACTCCATAGGAG GCAGCAGCGAAGACGGTGACCGGGAGTGA